A region from the Cryptosporangium arvum DSM 44712 genome encodes:
- a CDS encoding 1,2-dihydroxy-3-keto-5-methylthiopentene dioxygenase: MTLLTVWADDSPSEPELRTEEPSEIAAVLKEHGVRYEQWPLVDLSDDSTNEEVLAAYQDRIDAVKKTEGYILVDVVQMRPSDDPSWPELVRTSREKFLNEHTHDDDEDRFFASGSGIFYLHVGGKVHAVFCEAGDLLSVPGGTTHWFDMGTNPEYKSVRFFHDEDGWVGNFTGSAISSNFPTYDEIAATR, translated from the coding sequence ATGACATTACTGACTGTTTGGGCCGACGATTCGCCGTCCGAGCCGGAGCTGCGTACCGAGGAGCCGTCGGAGATCGCGGCCGTCCTGAAGGAACACGGCGTCCGGTACGAGCAGTGGCCGCTTGTGGATCTTTCGGACGATTCGACCAACGAGGAGGTTCTGGCTGCGTACCAGGACCGAATCGACGCGGTGAAAAAAACCGAGGGTTACATCCTGGTCGACGTCGTGCAGATGCGTCCGAGCGACGACCCGTCGTGGCCCGAGCTGGTGCGCACGTCGCGGGAGAAGTTCCTCAACGAGCACACCCACGACGACGACGAGGACCGGTTCTTCGCGTCCGGCTCCGGCATCTTCTACCTGCACGTCGGGGGCAAGGTGCACGCGGTGTTCTGCGAGGCCGGCGACCTGCTGTCGGTGCCGGGTGGCACCACGCACTGGTTCGACATGGGCACGAACCCGGAGTACAAGTCGGTCCGGTTCTTCCACGACGAGGACGGCTGGGTCGGCAACTTCACCGGCAGCGCGATCTCGTCGAACTTCCCGACGTACGACGAGATCGCCGCCACCCGCTAG